The sequence AGTCTGCTCCACTGAGCATATTCTTATCTTTGTTTACAGGTTTACAATCTGAAGGACTCTACAGAGTGTCTGGATTCACTGAACACATTGAAGATGTGAAAATGTCCTTTGATCGAGGTGAGCGATCCTTATCATTACCTCTAACCTACACATCCCACTGTAGACTGGGCACCTTCATTTCAATTGCACCTCATCAAAACAGAGAGCAATGCTGAGAAGCACAGACACCTCACAGTCTACTTGATCTGTCCATTATGCAAAATGACCAGCTGGAATTAGTGTACTTAAAAACAGGATGCACTGTAAACAGAAACGGCACGATTGCCTCAATCAAGGATCTGCTCCTTTGTCAATGTTGTTTGCAGGTCtgtggttttagttttttcccagATTTATCTCTATACCTGCACTCTTCAGCTGTAAAGGGTATCCCTGCCCTGACTATAGATATATGACAAAAATGATTGcataacaatttcagtatgaCAGAAACTGAGAAATAAAGTAGACTTTGGCCTTCTTATCAGCAGTAAAGGGGAGGATATGGTGAAATCCACCCATGTGTGCAGAGTACACAGTAAAGCACTGTTTCTGATGCTTCAGGTGGAACCTTGAATGGTCCATAAATCAGAGTAGGTCAATACAAAGAATACAAGAGTAAGATCAATTTGATGAGTAGTACTGATAATGAATCAGAAGACATAATAATTTCCTATAAAAATTATATACACAATACATTTATGTGTCCTGTTAAGTACTGTACTTTGTTTGAACGCTCATGGCACCAGTGTTGGCATCTTATATTTTGAGTAGAAACACAGGACTTCAATGCTGTCAATCAGTTATCTCCTAATCACagagatttttatttatatttttactggACGTGCCTGCAGGACTggcaaggatttttttttttatagattaTTATAAATTACAAAAGAGTGTGTAACGCTTGTGTTGGTCATATTTCCCAGATCTGTGGTGAGAAACAGTATGGCTTTATTTGGAGAGCTTGACGCAGGCATCATCTGACTTTGTGTCATAAGATGAGAGCGAAAAAATAGATGATTTCAAACCACAAAAACGTTATTAAAGGGGTTTACAGAAAACAGACCATTTTAATAAGGATTTTTCATTATATTGTTTTACTGAATATCCACATCAAAACGAAAACTAAAATATCTATACATAATCAAtccaataaatacaatttaaacttCAAGGAGTTTTCCTTCTAGTCACATATAGGAATATAAGCATAAGAAATTCACACACCAGTTCCAAAGAACACATTAGTTTCATAACAATACCAAATACTGAGAAAAGAAGTAAAAGATTTACAGTTGGCAACACACGTTTGTAAATGTCTTTGAGGGATTAGTACAAAACATCATctgaaattaataattatagCCATAACCATTCTAAGAGAGCCGTAACAAACCCAGTCATTAGTTAAATGCTATGCTAACATTCCTAACACATAATTCATCAAGGAATAAATACCTTATTGATAATTAGGTTTgcacatttcttatttttaagtttttattttgtatgtgtagCTAAAAACAAGCAAGTTTTGTAAACACACTACTCTAATAAATCTCTTTGTTGTGGTTTCGTAAAAGTCCCTGCGCTGTTCTCTGGGTTCTGAGAAGAGAGTTTAAGCGGCTCTACAGAGCACTGTGTGATATTTCAACATGTAAATACAGGAGTGGCGTTTCCCAGTGTATCTCaatgaaacatttaaacagCCTCACATTGTTACCTCACCTGACATCCATCACAATTTTCCATTCTGAATGTAGGAAGAAGTTTCCCAAAGTGACATCTAAGGTCAGAaactacattatataataaacaCATCAAAGTGTTTGGAGATGAAGTGCTGTGGCTTTAAGTAACATGACATCGTTCACTGGTCCGAAAGTATTTAAAGGGCAAAGAGGTGTAGTGTAAAACATCTAATGCAGGAAAGACCGCCACCTGATGTGTAGTTACAGCTTAGAAGTTCAGGGTTTGGGTCCACCGATGTAGGAGTCCTAGTTTGGAACATCTTGCACATGATAGAACACAAATCTTGCCACCACACATGCATGTTTGAAGAGGCGTGTGATGACAGTTGTGGATCTTGGCGTGAGGGATGTTAGGTATCATGACAAGAAGGTGAATGCAAATGTGTCTTGTGTTGAGTGATTTTGATGTTGTTGTGTGCAACAGGGCCAATGTTGAATGGACTCATCCAAATCATTCAAACAGAACAGATGTTTGAATGTATTTCTCCATTGTATAGACTCTAAATGATACTATACTCCAGGAACCTCATTCCTCATAATTGCATCACTTTAGTTGTTTCAGCTCACAACCAAAATCCAAACGTGCaagcagtcagtgtgtgtgctatGCCAACCAGATTCCCTTCCCTAACACCATTCCTGTGCATTGTCTTCCAGATGGCGATAAAGCGGACATCTGTGCTAACACGTACGCAGACATCAACATAATCGCAGGAGCACTTAAGCTTTACTTTCGAGACCTACCCATCCCCGTGATTACCTATGATGTGTATTCCAAGTTTATTGAAGCAGCAAGTAAGTGTAATCAATGAAACAGCTAGAAACATACAataaagaatgtatttttcttaaatgagATTCAATGCATTGTTTCATgactgaagttttttatttacgCGAGCGTGTAAATGGAATAAGTGCGCAGTCTTATCTAGTCTATCAAAAGGCAGTGCTTAAAAAGCACACGGAACATAAAGAACAGTTTCCTGTTGTTTCCGTGTTCTTCCCTCCTTTTGAAATAACCTTGCCCTGCCCAGAGCACATGCATTGCGAACATTGTGGACAGTCTGTAGCCGAGGTGCAATACTTCAGATTTTCCAAGGCTGTAGGCATCTTCTAGTTTACAATACCTCCAAGTTATTAATGATCTCGTTAACAAGTTATCATCTTAATTGCATCAATGTAAGACTTATCCTAAGTCAGTGGGCTGTAGGTGATTGACAGTcacctataaaacctgctgCAGTGCTGCCTTGTTTTGTTCACTCCTGTCCTGTAGTCCACAGTCAGATAGTTTACAAGGAGTGGGAGATTATTAACAGCACAGGTGAAGCAGCGTGTGAAAACACACGTGAGGCTCAGTTTTAATGTGtcaaataatgttttcttgtgttCCTCTCAGAATTAACGAACCCCGATGCCAGACTGGAAGCGATTCACGACGGCCTGCTGTTGTTGCCCCCCGCGCATTACGAAACGCTGCGGTACCTGATGACTCATCTGAAGAAGTAAGGCCATCGTCCCGTGCCTCTGTAGGGACTACATTTCTGGAAACGTTTTTTCTTGGCAAAATGTTACATAAGGCAGCTgtgattgtaataataataataattactatataattaataattattatagttattattatcattattattatgaagtgtCTGCTGGTTTACATTTACGTACATTTTACAGTCAAGCTGAATTAAAATTTATCTCGCAATTGATGCCTCCTTCAGGAGAGAATAGGAATCAGTTCTTGCTTTGCTGtgattatatttttgttgtatCCTATATGTGGCTGGTAAGAAAGCATACTgcacactactactactactacttcttataataatattattaataataataataataatattaatgataatgtttatatattatgAAAAACTAACAGTGGTTTCCAAGGCCTTGTTTTTGCCAGTCAGGTCTAGGACCCTTATGATACATATTTTTCTAAGATCAATGTTACAAGTATGTAGCAGAATAAACACAAGGTGTTTGCGTTTCTAATCTCCTATAGTGGGTGGTGTCGAGTAATAGTTTTCAAGGCAGAGAGTTATGCCATAGGATGTTGAGGAGTTGTCGTGCAAAGCAGTAGTAGTTTACATAAAACTCTGTCTAGAAAAAAgccttttatatttaaataaaacaggtAGATATATACAGGCTACACTTTCCaccttttattatatttaaaactattttatttcaaGTATTAGGTGGGATTATGCTACTGACTGATAttcttttatttccttttttcagGGTAACCATGTTTGAAAAGGACAATTTTATGAATGCTGAAAACCTGGGAATAGTGTTTGGACCAACACTAATGCGGCCCCCCGATCAGAACACGCTTGCCACTTTAAATGATATGAGATATCAGAAATTAATCATTCAGCTTTTGATTGAAAATgaagatgttttgttttaaacaaatgaAGGGCATCTTTCCATTTGGCATCCCCACTGAAATGGACTAAATAACCAATAGCAAACTGCAAGTAACCCAGGATTGTTATTCTGCAATTGTGCAGATGATTGCCAATGTTATTTCTCTGTCTTATAGACATATCTCTATTGAGGTAAGGGTCAGATCTGGTCTCCTGCCCTGTATCTTTAGATGGCACTGTGGTCTGAATTACACTTTATCAGATCCCTGGTTCCTGGTttctttattataatattacaccacactttCATCACAGAACATAGAcatatttggggggggggggtaaaagtAGACTTGGCATTAACTCATAATACTGATATCAATCAAAGTAACAATACAAATGATCTTAAGGTAAGACTAGTTCTCCTTTTCCTCGACACACTTTATGCATAGGACATACAGTATATAGGATAAGCTGATCCATATATAAGACTTTATATATGGTCtttgattattgtttttatatcaGCATAAATCACTTTAGTTCATTTTGTTGTGTGCATGGATCTGTGTGTTGTTAATCTACTTGGTTTCATCTGTGATTCTCAATACTAAAGCATTAGATGTAAAATCATCTTaagtaaaattaaatgaaagagaTAAAGAGACTTTCAAAATCCTAACATTAGGGTTAGTCCATCAGACTAATATGCGTTACTTAGTTACACACTGTTTAATATAAACTTTTAATCATGCTATTCATCATGCTAATCATAATACTTTGTAACGTGTGTCATTTGAAAAAAGTTGTCAAAACTGCCTTTAGgcaaagtacattttttaaagctactgagtttgtttcctttgtaatgagtgatttcttttttaaacatctTTGTTTACTTCAGCTTAACTCTGCtgtaaaatgtaacaaatgAGATTTATGTTTCTAACGtgggcttaaaaacaaaatatataataataattaaatgggGTGCATAGTTTCAGATATTTTGATCCAAGTGACAGGTCTTAAAGATCACACATACgcattatttgaaatgtaataacacattattaaaataaaatcttaacaACAGTTGTACTTATTCTTAAGCGAATAAGAAAGAATACAGATATGTCACAGAGCCTGTTTCAACAGTGGCTTGTGTAAAGCACTGGGTGAATGAAAAGGCATTGTGCAGTTGTGCTGCAGCTGGAAACTGATTATAGCCAATAGCTTTTACATTATTacgtttcagtttcagtttgggGGGGTTGAAAGGCTGGTATAGTGACACTTTTTAACCCAGCCAGCAGTGTTCTATACATAAGCAATCTTCCAGCAGTGTGTGTACAAGCACTAAAACATGTCTGTAGCACTTctccaacacacaacaatattGTTTCTGATTTTGAAATTCCTATACTTTTTATTCTTCAATGTTAGACACAGTGAACTGTCATGTTTTACACCATTTTAGGGTGCTTATTTGGAAGATCAATTAAAGGTTATCTGTAATTCACACCGTGATAAATATGCTTTACATACAATAGATGAATAGGGATCCATTCATTCATCAACCATATTCATTTTAGAAGCATTTTCACATTGATATGGATTGTGTTCTCCTTGGAAAGATGGGTAATAAGACTGTGAATGAGAAACAACACATCTGTCTCCATGACACCCAAACCTAAAGATACAAGGACAGCGGACAGTCCTGACCCTGTGAGAAAATTAGCACTTTTTCTTTTGCTTAAGAGTGTATTTAATCTGCCTGTAAAACTAAGTGTATTGTTAACGTCTTGTTcctgtatttatatacagtacgTACTTTGAAAAAAGAAATACTTTCATTCTGTAAATAGAGCCGTCTTTTAATTGTAAATGCAATTGTTTTGGTTGAATTATTATTGTggaagaaaatggaaaaaaggATTACCCAAAAAAGATTTTTTTCTTGTGTGAGTCTCATTTTAGTTGATCTACAGTGCTTATGAGTAAGGTACTTCATAgtcaaataatacaatatagctTTCACTAGGTTTGTTAACTAATCAATGTGATTTCATATTTCAGTTAAAGGATTTGATCTAAACAAAatctaaagaaaaaataaattgagcttaactgcaataatttgatgtttaaaGTAAAATTATTAGGAACGTCCGTTTTCTATATTTAAGTTCATTGTGAATATCTGTTATAAGTAGGTGCCTTTTGCTAACTGTACTGTATCATAAGAATATTACTGAGACCAGCAAGAACATTGCTTTGataaaacaatacatgtaaatgtctttttttccccacttgtCATTATTATcagatttgattttgtttgggtttttgttttttgtacaaaTAACAAAGGTACTTCCTTTATACAAAATTAAGATGCGGAGATTATTTTTTGTGAACATATTTTCAATTTAGATTGaaatttataaaaatgtaagaaGATACATTTATTAAAGGTGTTTTAAAGCATTATATGATGCATTAACTCACAACTATCACAAATGATTccgtttttttgtttctgtaactgtgtgtctggGAATGGAAAAGTCAGCAAAATCTACATCCAGGTGGGGAATCCATTGTCTACAAAAATTGTTATGAATAAAGCTTATCTTTTTCCACTGTGTGGATAAACATGGTAACGGGGAAGTCCAAAGTTAGAGTCTGATATATGTTTATGGTGCAAGACATTGAAAATGCAAAATTTTAATGCTTGTGGAAAATTCTAGTATCTTCCCATTTTATGCATATCCAAGAACATCCATGTTATGACACCTGGCTGAAAtattattaaacacattttgataTTTTGTCAACTTTAACTTGTCCAAATTTCTCTTTGCACAATTGGAAGTCATGTTCATTAAAGTTGCATTGCGAACTACAATGTGTTCCAGTTCCAGTATTTCCAAATCAAACTTTGTTCGAAAAATGAATTGAAAACTTGCACAGAATCTGAGTTTCACTGCAAGAGGTACTGGCACAGAGCCACACTTGCAGTGTCTATTATCTACTATCTAGTATCTAGGTTGTATAGTAATGTaagttattattaatacaatgaTGAAGTAtgaatataatgttttaaaattgaacaGACGCTGCAGAAGTTTGTGATGTTTTGTGACCTTCAGCATTCCAATTCCTGCATATTTCTGTGAAGTACCCACTTATAATGAAGTATTATTGTGTGAATGTAACACAATGTACATGAAAGGGGCTTGTGATTTTAGATTTCACAATAGAGCATTTTTGGAAACAAGACCTTGGAAGTTTTTCCTATTAGTAGCtgttttttaactttaataTCATTCAGACATTGCATTTGATAAATCATTCTTTCAACTGTTGCAGTGTAATCTTATTTCTGACTTTAAAGAGGAAGGTAACCTTGCAAATATTTACCTAATGCTGTTGGCATGAATACAATTGTTAGTAGCAATCACTGTCTGTTAATTTATAACTAGCAAATATGAATAGCCGTATGAAAGGAAACCTGCTTGCATTCCCTGTTAAAAAGAGTGAAACTAAAATCTTACATTCATCTACAGACATGTGTATTGctcctttgtgtgtttgttttttataacctttGTCTGGTTAGGTTTTGGTTTCACTCacactttttcttatttttatttctctgcTGCTCTTGATGACAAAcatatttcattacacaaataatttaataatttattggtGACTCTAATAAACCACACTTTCCATGTCTACAGAGGACattgctatttttaaaaactggtTCTCCAGGGCCAGGAATAAGTATTACAAACTTCCCCGTTTTAAGCCTTTTTCTAACTGATTACTTCATACACACCAACAACATCCAAGGTTAACATCCCTAAAAACTTAAACCTCAAGAACACATAGCACCGTTCAGAgaaaaagctttttacatcacatTGCTACACAGGCCTGTTGCTCTTCCTTTCAATGTTCACACTGACAAGTTTTATAACTTTACAGCTAACAGTGTGAGCACAATTGCTTTCAGGATCTTTCATTCCTTATCCCAGGGGTTGGTCCTTGAGGTTGCTGTCAGTCTGATGGGTCTAACAGCTCTCTCTAAACTTTGATGTAAAGGAGTCTCCTGTGGTAGCAGTGAGTAATGTCAGACAGACGCCTCCGGATACACAGCCCTGCTCCCTGAACGCAACAGCCTTCTTATATCAGTACGTTTAAAAGCGGTGTTAAAAGAAATACACAGATTACACTTGTGGCGATGCACTTAGACTAAATTAAAACTGCATGATTGATAGTTCGCTGAAAGTGATGATTTATCCCTCGTCTGCTGTGACAACATGATATTAAAAGACTAAGACAAGTGTTTTTGCACCTGTTGCACAATTCACAGCAACAAAAATCTGTTCAGCCAAAGAAAAAGTTCAGATTCTGATTTGAGATTCGGAAAAATGTCGACAGGTTCTGCTTACAGTGTGTTGAGAGACTTTTATAAGACATTTTAGTCCCTTCGTGCCAAATGATATGCTGTTATTGCTGTAAATAAAAGCCGCAAGCCTTCTGGGATCTGTTTTCTTTTCAGGTGACGCAATGGGCTCACATTATTGCCACCATAATAACTCTCAAATGACACTGATAACACGGTCGCCTTTTAATATCTGTGAAGTTCTACAAAATGTGCATTAATGGCCTTACAAATTGACACATGCTGCTTCGCTGACATCCGCAGGCCTTCGAATGTTATGAAATCAATGTTAGCTGCCTCTAtagaaatatatgtaatatataatttgtaaatgtataaaataaatgtgctctACTTTTGACGGCAGGGTAGTAATCTCTCTTAGCACAATAACTGAACTACCTACTCATAGGTAGCtgtgcattaataataataatacctctACCTGCATAGGTTTCAAAGAAGATGGTTACTGTTGCGTGAGCTATAAcatgcaaaaacacacacttacataagTAGATACTATTTTGGGCAGCAGCAATTATAATTTACATTGGAGACATTGTGTTTTCGTTCTGGGCTGGGTTTTCTTGTTTCTGATATGAAGGTGTGCAGGGTGCATTGTCCTGTGCTGGCAACACAGTTTCTGAGCCGCTTGGAAACAGGTGGCGCCGCCCACACCTGCGCACTGAGCCCGCCTGCGCGCTTCGGGAGCCGGGTGACGTTTGCAGGAGGTGCGTTATCTGCGCACCTGACAGGTACAGGAGGAATCTGGCCCGTCCGCTCCAGCAGCAGCAACCCAGTCCATCAACTTGCTTTCCACCAGGACGTGTTGTTGCATGGGGCGCTGGATCTGAGCTCTGTGGGAAACGGGACCTGAAGTGCATTTAGTCTCTGAAGCATCATGTCTGTGTTTCTCAGCGCTGGACAGGTGCGCGTCTAAACCAGGTCCAGCTTGGGAAGGACAAGAGAGCCTTTCGGCGACTGGCACGCCTCTGGGGACCGTTTGATCTACTTCacatttgacagaaaacgaACTTAAATCCGAAACATGGATTAACAAAGGAGGAGAACAGGGGGGGGGAAATAACGTGTTGTCGGTGTCCTGGGCTTGTCTTCTGTGGAGGACAGGTGTGAATATCATCAGGTGAGTCAGTCTGCACATATAGGAATCACCGCCGAGAGACATTGCACGGCAGACAATATTCCACTTTGCTTTGTATTCATGGTTGAAGACTTCAGTGATCATAGATGCATTAGTAAGCTACTACAATAATGAATAAGTGTGAATTGGGTTGCCCATTACTAGTTTAGTTACATGGAAACAATACGTTTGACGTTTCAGAAATGTACTTTTTTGTAGGTAATGTGTACTTCTTCAGGAGGCCAGTCCGGGTCAATGGAAATGAATGTTGATCCATCTATCAATTGTGgctcccagccctggtcctgggggaGCCCCTACCCagtccaaccgagctctcaattacttaattgaacccttaattgaactaatttcctCCATCAGAgccttttacttattttaagcaGTATGGGTTTTAAGTTAATTGTACAATTGTATCAGAAACTTATTAAGGAGACACcgttttatcagttacacaatttaacaaGTCAAATGTGAGCAAAATGcctcaattaagggttcaattaaataattgagagctcgttTGGGGGCAAAACCAGCGGGGAGAGGACCCCGTTCGTGCAGGACCCGGGTTGCCATTCATCTCATGTGTCGTCTAGTTGAAGATATCCGTTTCGGTGTTGCCTACCTATACGAATGAAGACATAACCCAGTTCATCCAAATGTTAATGCGTAGCCtgttcttttaaataaaacattacggTCATGGTTGTTCAGGTATAGCAAAGCCCCGCAGTTCAGGGATGGCAGAGAGAAACGGCTGGTGGAAATCCATTACAACGAGGAAGAAGAAGGAGTCGGTGGTCCAGCATGAGGGGGGTCCCGAGCCGCCGCTGGACAAGAGCCCGGCTGCGCTCATCTCCGACTCGCAGGAGAACCAGCCGCCCAACCAGAGGACCGAGCCGGACTTTGACGAGCAGAAACTGGACCCGGCGCTCAACGACAAGACTTTCCGCAGGAATCTGAAAATCTCCCGATCCGGCCGGTTCAAGGAGAAGAGGAAAGTGCGCGCAACATTGCCGGAGAACAACAACTTCTACGAAGGCAGCAGCCCTGGAGTCACTGAAGACCTGCACTGACGCCATGACTTTCACTCGGGATGGATGTGGGACATGTTGGACGTGGGGCCCTCATGTGGGATTTCATTGTCAATGGAAGACCTAAATAGTTAATGAAAGCAatcattacatatttatttcggATCAGGTCAGATCATGCTAGGGGCGTATATTGGGCAGTGTCGTTTCACTGCGTGTTCAGATTGGATTGTTCTGACTCAGAGCTGGTGCAGATGACGTGCAATGTGTGTTTTTGAATTGGGATGCTACATTGGGAAGATACTGGTTTTACACATGTTGTAGCCTTGGCATTTAATTCAGGTCTAATTGATTTGTTCTTAAAAGAATATCCACATTCGAATATCAAgcacttttttggggggaaggatttatcattatttttgaaGGGTGAGGTTTCTTTCATTGGGCGACCTAAGCAGAATTGCACTATATGTCCAATGAAGAAATGTATACAAGGACGGAATATATTGAATGAATAATATATCCAATTCCTAGAATGAAGAGTTCAGTAT is a genomic window of Amia ocellicauda isolate fAmiCal2 chromosome 10, fAmiCal2.hap1, whole genome shotgun sequence containing:
- the LOC136760321 gene encoding proline-rich protein 15 translates to MAERNGWWKSITTRKKKESVVQHEGGPEPPLDKSPAALISDSQENQPPNQRTEPDFDEQKLDPALNDKTFRRNLKISRSGRFKEKRKVRATLPENNNFYEGSSPGVTEDLH